In Ovis aries strain OAR_USU_Benz2616 breed Rambouillet chromosome 17, ARS-UI_Ramb_v3.0, whole genome shotgun sequence, the following proteins share a genomic window:
- the PCDH18 gene encoding protocadherin-18 isoform X1 produces the protein MYQMNAKMHFTFVFALLVVSFNLDVLGKNLKYRIYEEQRVGSVIARLSEDVADVLVKLPNPSTVRFRAMQRGNYPLLVVNEDNGEISIGSKIDREQLCQKNLNCSIEFDVITLPTEHLQLFHIEVEVLDINDNSPQFSRSLIPIEISESAAVGTRIPLDSAFDPDVGENSLHTYSLSANDFFNIEVRTRTDGAKYAELIVVRELDRELKSSYELQLTASDMGVPQRSGSSILKISISDSNDNSPAFEQQSYIIQLLENSPVGTLLLDLNATDPDEGANGKIVYSFSSHVSPKIIETFKIDSERGHLTLFKQVDYEITKSYEIDVQAQDLGPNSIPAHCKIIIKVVDVNDNKPEISINLMSPGKEEISYIFEGDPIDTFVALVRVQDKDSGLNGEIVCKLHGHGHFKLQKTYENNYLILTNATLDREKRSEYSLTVIAEDKGTPSLSTVKHFTVQINDINDNPPHFQRSRYEFAISENNSPGAYITTVTATDPDLGENGQVTYTILESFILGSSITTYVTIDPSNGAIYALRIFDHEEVSQITFVVEARDGGSPKQLVSNTTVVLTIIDENDNVPVVIGPALRNNTAEISIPKGAESGFHVTRIRAIDRDSGVNAELSCSIVAGNEENIFVIDPRSCDIHTNVSMESVPYTEWELSVVIQDKGNPQLHTKVLLKCVIFEYAESVTSTAMTSVSQAPLDVSMIIIISLGAICAVLLVIMVLFATRCNREKKDTRSYNCRVAESTYQHHPKRPSRQIHKGDITLVPTVNGTLPIRSHHRSSPSSSPTLERGQMGSRQSHNSHQSLNSLVTISSNHVPENFSLELTHATPAVEQVSQLLSMLHQGQYQPRPSFRGNKYSRSYRYALQDMDKFSLKDSGRGDSEAGDSDYDLGRDSPIDRLLGEGFSDLFLTDGRIPAAMRLCTEECRVLGHSDQCWMPPLPSPSSDYRSNMFIPGEEFPAQPQQQHPHQSLEDDVQPVDSSEKKKSFSTFGKDSPSEEDSGDTSTSSLLSEMSSVFQRLLPPSLDTYSECSEMDRSNSLERRKGPLPAKTVGYPQGVAAWAASTHFQNPTNNSGPPLGTHSSVQPSSKWLPAMEEIPENYEEDDFDNVLNHLNDGKHELMDASELVAEINKLLQDVRQS, from the exons ATGTACCAAATGAATGCTAAAATGCACTTTACGTTTGTTTTTGCACTCTTGGTGGTGTCTTTCAACTTGGATGTGCTGGGCAAGAATTTGAAATACAGGATTTATGAGGAGCAGAGGGTTGGATCGGTAATTGCAAGACTATCAGAGGATGTGGCTGATGTGTTAGTTAAGCTACCTAATCCTTCTACTGTTCGCTTCCGAGCCATGCAACGGGGAAATTATCCTCTACTCGTGGTCAACGAGGATAACGGGGAAATCAGCATAGGATCAAAAATTGACCGCGAGCAACTATGCCAGAAAAACTTGAACTGTTCCATAGAGTTTGATGTGATCACTCTGCCCACTGAGCATCTGCAGCTTTTCCATATTGAAGTTGAAGTGCTGGATATTAATGACAATTCGCCCCAGTTTTCAAGATCTCTCATACCTATTGAGATTTCAGAAAGCGCGGCCGTGGGGACCCGTATCCCTCTAGACAGTGCATTTGATCCAGATGTTGGGGAAAATTCCCTCCATACGTATTCTCTTTCtgccaatgatttttttaatatcgAGGTTCGAACCAGGACTGATGGAGCGAAGTATGCAGAACTCATAGTGGTCAGAGAGCTGGATCGGGAACTGAAGTCAAGCTATGAGCTTCAGCTCACCGCCTCCGACATGGGGGTGCCTCAGAGGTCTGGCTCATCCATACTAAAAATCAGTATTTCAGACTCTAATGACAACAGCCCTGCTTTTGAGCAGCAGTCTTATATAATACAACTCTTAGAAAACTCCCCTGTTGGCACTTTGCTCCTTGATCTGAATGCCACTGATCCAGATGAGGGCGCTAATGGGAAAATTGTCTATTCCTTCAGCAGTCATGTGTCTCCCAAAATTATAGAGACTTTTAAGATTGATTCAGAAAGAGGACATTTGACTCTTTTCAAGCAGGTGGATTATGAAATCACCAAATCCTATGAGATTGATGTTCAGGCTCAAGATTTGGGTCCAAATTCAATCCCAGCACATTGCAAAATTATAATTAAGGTTGTGGATGTTAATGACAATAAACCTGAAATTAGCATAAACCTCATGTCccctggaaaagaagaaatttcttatatttttgaagGGGATCCTATTGACACATTTGTTGCCTTGGTCAGGGTTCAGGACAAGGATTCTGGGCTGAATGGAGAAATAGTTTGTAAGCTTCATGGACATGGTCACTTTAAACTTCAGAAGACTTATGAAAACAATTATTTAATCTTGACGAATGCCACGCTGGATAGAGAAAAGAGATCTGAATACAGTTTGACTGTAATTGCTGAGGACAAGGGGACACCCAGTCTCTCTACAGTAAAACATTTTACTGTTCAAATCAATGATATAAATGACAATCCACCCCACTTCCAGAGAAGTCGATATGAATTTGCAATCTCAGAGAATAACTCACCCGGGGCGTATATCACCACCGTTACAGCCACAGATCCTGATCTTGGAGAAAATGGGCAAGTGACGTATACCATTTTGGAGAGTTTTATCCTGGGAAGTTCCATAACTACATATGTAACCATTGACCCATCTAATGGAGCCATCTATGCCCTCAGAATATTTGACCATGAGGAGGTGAGTCAGATCACTTTTGTGGTCGAAGCAAGAGATGGTGGAAGTCCAAAGCAACTTGTAAGCAATACCACTGTTGTGCTCACCATCATTGATGAAAATGACAATGTCCCTGTGGTTATAGGGCCTGCACTGCGCAATAACACGGCAGAAATCTCCATCCCCAAAGGGGCTGAAAGCGGCTTTCATGTCACAAGAATTAGGGCAATTGACAGAGACTCTGGTGTGAATGCAGAACTCAGCTGCTCCATAGTAGCAGGTAATGAGGAGAATATCTTTGTAATTGATCCACGATCATGTGACATCCATACCAACGTAAGCATGGAATCTGTTCCCTACACAGAATGGGAGCTCTCAGTTGTCATCCAGGACAAAGGCAATCCTCAGCTGCATACCAAAGTCCTTCTGAAGTGTGTGATCTTTGAATATGCAGAGTCGGTGACAAGTACAGCAATGACCTCAGTAAGCCAGGCACCCTTGGATGTCTCCATGATTATAATCATTTCCTTAGGAGCAATTTGTGCAGTGTTGTTGGTTATTATGGTGCTGTTTGCAACTAGGTGTAACcgagaaaaaaaagacactagATCCTACAACTGCAGGGTAGCAGAATCGACATACCAGCATCACCCTAAAAGACCCTCCAGGCAGATCCACAAAGGGGACATCACATTGGTGCCTACCGTTAACGGCACCCTGCCCATCAGATCTCATCACAGGTCATCTCCGTCTTCATCTCCCACCTTAGAAAGAGGGCAAATGGGCAGCCGGCAGAGTCACAACAGTCACCAGTCCCTCAACAGTTTGGTGACCATCTCATCAAACCACGTGCCAGAGAATTTCTCATTAGAACTCACCCATGCCACCCCTGCTGTTGAG CAGGTCTCCCAGCTTCTTTCAATGCTTCACCAGGGACAGTATCAGCCAAGGCCAAGTTTTAGAGGAAACAAATATTCCAGGAGCTATAG ATATGCCCTTCAAGACATGGACAAATTTAGCCTGAAAGACAGCGGCCGTGGTGACAGTGAAGCAGGAGACAGTGATTATGATCTGGGGCGAGATTCTCCAATAGACAGGCTGCTGGGTGAAGGATTCAGTGATCTGTTTCTTACAGATGGGAGAATTCCAGCAG CTATGAGGCTGTGCACGGAAGAGTGCAGGGTCCTGGGACACTCTGACCAGTGCTGGATGCCGCCGCTGCCCTCACCCTCCTCGGATTATAGGAGCAACATGTTCATTCCCGGGGAGGAATTCCCAGCACAGCCCCAGCAGCAGCATCCGCATCAGAGTCTTGAGGATGACGTGCAGCCTGTAGACTCTAGTGAGAAGAAGAAGAGCTTTTCCACGTTTGGGAAAGACTCCCCAAGTGAGGAGGACTCTGGGGACACCAGCACGTCCTCTTTGCTCTCGGAAATGAGCAGCGTGTTCCAGCGCCTCTTGCCCCCTTCTCTAGACACCTATTCTGAGTGCAGTGAGATGGACCGGTCCAACTCACTGGAACGCCGGAAGGGACCTTTGCCAGCCAAGACTGTGGGTTACCCACAGGGGGTGGCGGCCTGGGCAGCCAGTACGCATTTTCAAAACCCGACCAACAACTCTGGGCCCCCACTTGGAACTCACTCCAGTGTGCAGCCTTCTTCAAAATGGCTGCCGGCTATGGAGGAGATCCCTGAGAATTACGAAGAGGATGATTTTGACAATGTGCTTAACCACCTCAATGACGGCAAACATGAACTCATGGATGCCAGTGAGCTAGTGGCTGAGATTAACAAACTGCTTCAGGATGTCCGCCAGAGCTAG
- the PCDH18 gene encoding protocadherin-18 isoform X2 — translation MYQMNAKMHFTFVFALLVVSFNLDVLGKNLKYRIYEEQRVGSVIARLSEDVADVLVKLPNPSTVRFRAMQRGNYPLLVVNEDNGEISIGSKIDREQLCQKNLNCSIEFDVITLPTEHLQLFHIEVEVLDINDNSPQFSRSLIPIEISESAAVGTRIPLDSAFDPDVGENSLHTYSLSANDFFNIEVRTRTDGAKYAELIVVRELDRELKSSYELQLTASDMGVPQRSGSSILKISISDSNDNSPAFEQQSYIIQLLENSPVGTLLLDLNATDPDEGANGKIVYSFSSHVSPKIIETFKIDSERGHLTLFKQVDYEITKSYEIDVQAQDLGPNSIPAHCKIIIKVVDVNDNKPEISINLMSPGKEEISYIFEGDPIDTFVALVRVQDKDSGLNGEIVCKLHGHGHFKLQKTYENNYLILTNATLDREKRSEYSLTVIAEDKGTPSLSTVKHFTVQINDINDNPPHFQRSRYEFAISENNSPGAYITTVTATDPDLGENGQVTYTILESFILGSSITTYVTIDPSNGAIYALRIFDHEEVSQITFVVEARDGGSPKQLVSNTTVVLTIIDENDNVPVVIGPALRNNTAEISIPKGAESGFHVTRIRAIDRDSGVNAELSCSIVAGNEENIFVIDPRSCDIHTNVSMESVPYTEWELSVVIQDKGNPQLHTKVLLKCVIFEYAESVTSTAMTSVSQAPLDVSMIIIISLGAICAVLLVIMVLFATRCNREKKDTRSYNCRVAESTYQHHPKRPSRQIHKGDITLVPTVNGTLPIRSHHRSSPSSSPTLERGQMGSRQSHNSHQSLNSLVTISSNHVPENFSLELTHATPAVEVSQLLSMLHQGQYQPRPSFRGNKYSRSYRYALQDMDKFSLKDSGRGDSEAGDSDYDLGRDSPIDRLLGEGFSDLFLTDGRIPAAMRLCTEECRVLGHSDQCWMPPLPSPSSDYRSNMFIPGEEFPAQPQQQHPHQSLEDDVQPVDSSEKKKSFSTFGKDSPSEEDSGDTSTSSLLSEMSSVFQRLLPPSLDTYSECSEMDRSNSLERRKGPLPAKTVGYPQGVAAWAASTHFQNPTNNSGPPLGTHSSVQPSSKWLPAMEEIPENYEEDDFDNVLNHLNDGKHELMDASELVAEINKLLQDVRQS, via the exons ATGTACCAAATGAATGCTAAAATGCACTTTACGTTTGTTTTTGCACTCTTGGTGGTGTCTTTCAACTTGGATGTGCTGGGCAAGAATTTGAAATACAGGATTTATGAGGAGCAGAGGGTTGGATCGGTAATTGCAAGACTATCAGAGGATGTGGCTGATGTGTTAGTTAAGCTACCTAATCCTTCTACTGTTCGCTTCCGAGCCATGCAACGGGGAAATTATCCTCTACTCGTGGTCAACGAGGATAACGGGGAAATCAGCATAGGATCAAAAATTGACCGCGAGCAACTATGCCAGAAAAACTTGAACTGTTCCATAGAGTTTGATGTGATCACTCTGCCCACTGAGCATCTGCAGCTTTTCCATATTGAAGTTGAAGTGCTGGATATTAATGACAATTCGCCCCAGTTTTCAAGATCTCTCATACCTATTGAGATTTCAGAAAGCGCGGCCGTGGGGACCCGTATCCCTCTAGACAGTGCATTTGATCCAGATGTTGGGGAAAATTCCCTCCATACGTATTCTCTTTCtgccaatgatttttttaatatcgAGGTTCGAACCAGGACTGATGGAGCGAAGTATGCAGAACTCATAGTGGTCAGAGAGCTGGATCGGGAACTGAAGTCAAGCTATGAGCTTCAGCTCACCGCCTCCGACATGGGGGTGCCTCAGAGGTCTGGCTCATCCATACTAAAAATCAGTATTTCAGACTCTAATGACAACAGCCCTGCTTTTGAGCAGCAGTCTTATATAATACAACTCTTAGAAAACTCCCCTGTTGGCACTTTGCTCCTTGATCTGAATGCCACTGATCCAGATGAGGGCGCTAATGGGAAAATTGTCTATTCCTTCAGCAGTCATGTGTCTCCCAAAATTATAGAGACTTTTAAGATTGATTCAGAAAGAGGACATTTGACTCTTTTCAAGCAGGTGGATTATGAAATCACCAAATCCTATGAGATTGATGTTCAGGCTCAAGATTTGGGTCCAAATTCAATCCCAGCACATTGCAAAATTATAATTAAGGTTGTGGATGTTAATGACAATAAACCTGAAATTAGCATAAACCTCATGTCccctggaaaagaagaaatttcttatatttttgaagGGGATCCTATTGACACATTTGTTGCCTTGGTCAGGGTTCAGGACAAGGATTCTGGGCTGAATGGAGAAATAGTTTGTAAGCTTCATGGACATGGTCACTTTAAACTTCAGAAGACTTATGAAAACAATTATTTAATCTTGACGAATGCCACGCTGGATAGAGAAAAGAGATCTGAATACAGTTTGACTGTAATTGCTGAGGACAAGGGGACACCCAGTCTCTCTACAGTAAAACATTTTACTGTTCAAATCAATGATATAAATGACAATCCACCCCACTTCCAGAGAAGTCGATATGAATTTGCAATCTCAGAGAATAACTCACCCGGGGCGTATATCACCACCGTTACAGCCACAGATCCTGATCTTGGAGAAAATGGGCAAGTGACGTATACCATTTTGGAGAGTTTTATCCTGGGAAGTTCCATAACTACATATGTAACCATTGACCCATCTAATGGAGCCATCTATGCCCTCAGAATATTTGACCATGAGGAGGTGAGTCAGATCACTTTTGTGGTCGAAGCAAGAGATGGTGGAAGTCCAAAGCAACTTGTAAGCAATACCACTGTTGTGCTCACCATCATTGATGAAAATGACAATGTCCCTGTGGTTATAGGGCCTGCACTGCGCAATAACACGGCAGAAATCTCCATCCCCAAAGGGGCTGAAAGCGGCTTTCATGTCACAAGAATTAGGGCAATTGACAGAGACTCTGGTGTGAATGCAGAACTCAGCTGCTCCATAGTAGCAGGTAATGAGGAGAATATCTTTGTAATTGATCCACGATCATGTGACATCCATACCAACGTAAGCATGGAATCTGTTCCCTACACAGAATGGGAGCTCTCAGTTGTCATCCAGGACAAAGGCAATCCTCAGCTGCATACCAAAGTCCTTCTGAAGTGTGTGATCTTTGAATATGCAGAGTCGGTGACAAGTACAGCAATGACCTCAGTAAGCCAGGCACCCTTGGATGTCTCCATGATTATAATCATTTCCTTAGGAGCAATTTGTGCAGTGTTGTTGGTTATTATGGTGCTGTTTGCAACTAGGTGTAACcgagaaaaaaaagacactagATCCTACAACTGCAGGGTAGCAGAATCGACATACCAGCATCACCCTAAAAGACCCTCCAGGCAGATCCACAAAGGGGACATCACATTGGTGCCTACCGTTAACGGCACCCTGCCCATCAGATCTCATCACAGGTCATCTCCGTCTTCATCTCCCACCTTAGAAAGAGGGCAAATGGGCAGCCGGCAGAGTCACAACAGTCACCAGTCCCTCAACAGTTTGGTGACCATCTCATCAAACCACGTGCCAGAGAATTTCTCATTAGAACTCACCCATGCCACCCCTGCTGTTGAG GTCTCCCAGCTTCTTTCAATGCTTCACCAGGGACAGTATCAGCCAAGGCCAAGTTTTAGAGGAAACAAATATTCCAGGAGCTATAG ATATGCCCTTCAAGACATGGACAAATTTAGCCTGAAAGACAGCGGCCGTGGTGACAGTGAAGCAGGAGACAGTGATTATGATCTGGGGCGAGATTCTCCAATAGACAGGCTGCTGGGTGAAGGATTCAGTGATCTGTTTCTTACAGATGGGAGAATTCCAGCAG CTATGAGGCTGTGCACGGAAGAGTGCAGGGTCCTGGGACACTCTGACCAGTGCTGGATGCCGCCGCTGCCCTCACCCTCCTCGGATTATAGGAGCAACATGTTCATTCCCGGGGAGGAATTCCCAGCACAGCCCCAGCAGCAGCATCCGCATCAGAGTCTTGAGGATGACGTGCAGCCTGTAGACTCTAGTGAGAAGAAGAAGAGCTTTTCCACGTTTGGGAAAGACTCCCCAAGTGAGGAGGACTCTGGGGACACCAGCACGTCCTCTTTGCTCTCGGAAATGAGCAGCGTGTTCCAGCGCCTCTTGCCCCCTTCTCTAGACACCTATTCTGAGTGCAGTGAGATGGACCGGTCCAACTCACTGGAACGCCGGAAGGGACCTTTGCCAGCCAAGACTGTGGGTTACCCACAGGGGGTGGCGGCCTGGGCAGCCAGTACGCATTTTCAAAACCCGACCAACAACTCTGGGCCCCCACTTGGAACTCACTCCAGTGTGCAGCCTTCTTCAAAATGGCTGCCGGCTATGGAGGAGATCCCTGAGAATTACGAAGAGGATGATTTTGACAATGTGCTTAACCACCTCAATGACGGCAAACATGAACTCATGGATGCCAGTGAGCTAGTGGCTGAGATTAACAAACTGCTTCAGGATGTCCGCCAGAGCTAG
- the PCDH18 gene encoding protocadherin-18 isoform X6 produces the protein MYQMNAKMHFTFVFALLVVSFNLDVLGKNLKYRIYEEQRVGSVIARLSEDVADVLVKLPNPSTVRFRAMQRGNYPLLVVNEDNGEISIGSKIDREQLCQKNLNCSIEFDVITLPTEHLQLFHIEVEVLDINDNSPQFSRSLIPIEISESAAVGTRIPLDSAFDPDVGENSLHTYSLSANDFFNIEVRTRTDGAKYAELIVVRELDRELKSSYELQLTASDMGVPQRSGSSILKISISDSNDNSPAFEQQSYIIQLLENSPVGTLLLDLNATDPDEGANGKIVYSFSSHVSPKIIETFKIDSERGHLTLFKQVDYEITKSYEIDVQAQDLGPNSIPAHCKIIIKVVDVNDNKPEISINLMSPGKEEISYIFEGDPIDTFVALVRVQDKDSGLNGEIVCKLHGHGHFKLQKTYENNYLILTNATLDREKRSEYSLTVIAEDKGTPSLSTVKHFTVQINDINDNPPHFQRSRYEFAISENNSPGAYITTVTATDPDLGENGQVTYTILESFILGSSITTYVTIDPSNGAIYALRIFDHEEVSQITFVVEARDGGSPKQLVSNTTVVLTIIDENDNVPVVIGPALRNNTAEISIPKGAESGFHVTRIRAIDRDSGVNAELSCSIVAGNEENIFVIDPRSCDIHTNVSMESVPYTEWELSVVIQDKGNPQLHTKVLLKCVIFEYAESVTSTAMTSVSQAPLDVSMIIIISLGAICAVLLVIMVLFATRCNREKKDTRSYNCRVAESTYQHHPKRPSRQIHKGDITLVPTVNGTLPIRSHHRSSPSSSPTLERGQMGSRQSHNSHQSLNSLVTISSNHVPENFSLELTHATPAVEVSQLLSMLHQGQYQPRPSFRGNKYSRSYRYALQDMDKFSLKDSGRGDSEAGDSDYDLGRDSPIDRLLGEGFSDLFLTDGRIPAALKTEAYKG, from the exons ATGTACCAAATGAATGCTAAAATGCACTTTACGTTTGTTTTTGCACTCTTGGTGGTGTCTTTCAACTTGGATGTGCTGGGCAAGAATTTGAAATACAGGATTTATGAGGAGCAGAGGGTTGGATCGGTAATTGCAAGACTATCAGAGGATGTGGCTGATGTGTTAGTTAAGCTACCTAATCCTTCTACTGTTCGCTTCCGAGCCATGCAACGGGGAAATTATCCTCTACTCGTGGTCAACGAGGATAACGGGGAAATCAGCATAGGATCAAAAATTGACCGCGAGCAACTATGCCAGAAAAACTTGAACTGTTCCATAGAGTTTGATGTGATCACTCTGCCCACTGAGCATCTGCAGCTTTTCCATATTGAAGTTGAAGTGCTGGATATTAATGACAATTCGCCCCAGTTTTCAAGATCTCTCATACCTATTGAGATTTCAGAAAGCGCGGCCGTGGGGACCCGTATCCCTCTAGACAGTGCATTTGATCCAGATGTTGGGGAAAATTCCCTCCATACGTATTCTCTTTCtgccaatgatttttttaatatcgAGGTTCGAACCAGGACTGATGGAGCGAAGTATGCAGAACTCATAGTGGTCAGAGAGCTGGATCGGGAACTGAAGTCAAGCTATGAGCTTCAGCTCACCGCCTCCGACATGGGGGTGCCTCAGAGGTCTGGCTCATCCATACTAAAAATCAGTATTTCAGACTCTAATGACAACAGCCCTGCTTTTGAGCAGCAGTCTTATATAATACAACTCTTAGAAAACTCCCCTGTTGGCACTTTGCTCCTTGATCTGAATGCCACTGATCCAGATGAGGGCGCTAATGGGAAAATTGTCTATTCCTTCAGCAGTCATGTGTCTCCCAAAATTATAGAGACTTTTAAGATTGATTCAGAAAGAGGACATTTGACTCTTTTCAAGCAGGTGGATTATGAAATCACCAAATCCTATGAGATTGATGTTCAGGCTCAAGATTTGGGTCCAAATTCAATCCCAGCACATTGCAAAATTATAATTAAGGTTGTGGATGTTAATGACAATAAACCTGAAATTAGCATAAACCTCATGTCccctggaaaagaagaaatttcttatatttttgaagGGGATCCTATTGACACATTTGTTGCCTTGGTCAGGGTTCAGGACAAGGATTCTGGGCTGAATGGAGAAATAGTTTGTAAGCTTCATGGACATGGTCACTTTAAACTTCAGAAGACTTATGAAAACAATTATTTAATCTTGACGAATGCCACGCTGGATAGAGAAAAGAGATCTGAATACAGTTTGACTGTAATTGCTGAGGACAAGGGGACACCCAGTCTCTCTACAGTAAAACATTTTACTGTTCAAATCAATGATATAAATGACAATCCACCCCACTTCCAGAGAAGTCGATATGAATTTGCAATCTCAGAGAATAACTCACCCGGGGCGTATATCACCACCGTTACAGCCACAGATCCTGATCTTGGAGAAAATGGGCAAGTGACGTATACCATTTTGGAGAGTTTTATCCTGGGAAGTTCCATAACTACATATGTAACCATTGACCCATCTAATGGAGCCATCTATGCCCTCAGAATATTTGACCATGAGGAGGTGAGTCAGATCACTTTTGTGGTCGAAGCAAGAGATGGTGGAAGTCCAAAGCAACTTGTAAGCAATACCACTGTTGTGCTCACCATCATTGATGAAAATGACAATGTCCCTGTGGTTATAGGGCCTGCACTGCGCAATAACACGGCAGAAATCTCCATCCCCAAAGGGGCTGAAAGCGGCTTTCATGTCACAAGAATTAGGGCAATTGACAGAGACTCTGGTGTGAATGCAGAACTCAGCTGCTCCATAGTAGCAGGTAATGAGGAGAATATCTTTGTAATTGATCCACGATCATGTGACATCCATACCAACGTAAGCATGGAATCTGTTCCCTACACAGAATGGGAGCTCTCAGTTGTCATCCAGGACAAAGGCAATCCTCAGCTGCATACCAAAGTCCTTCTGAAGTGTGTGATCTTTGAATATGCAGAGTCGGTGACAAGTACAGCAATGACCTCAGTAAGCCAGGCACCCTTGGATGTCTCCATGATTATAATCATTTCCTTAGGAGCAATTTGTGCAGTGTTGTTGGTTATTATGGTGCTGTTTGCAACTAGGTGTAACcgagaaaaaaaagacactagATCCTACAACTGCAGGGTAGCAGAATCGACATACCAGCATCACCCTAAAAGACCCTCCAGGCAGATCCACAAAGGGGACATCACATTGGTGCCTACCGTTAACGGCACCCTGCCCATCAGATCTCATCACAGGTCATCTCCGTCTTCATCTCCCACCTTAGAAAGAGGGCAAATGGGCAGCCGGCAGAGTCACAACAGTCACCAGTCCCTCAACAGTTTGGTGACCATCTCATCAAACCACGTGCCAGAGAATTTCTCATTAGAACTCACCCATGCCACCCCTGCTGTTGAG GTCTCCCAGCTTCTTTCAATGCTTCACCAGGGACAGTATCAGCCAAGGCCAAGTTTTAGAGGAAACAAATATTCCAGGAGCTATAG ATATGCCCTTCAAGACATGGACAAATTTAGCCTGAAAGACAGCGGCCGTGGTGACAGTGAAGCAGGAGACAGTGATTATGATCTGGGGCGAGATTCTCCAATAGACAGGCTGCTGGGTGAAGGATTCAGTGATCTGTTTCTTACAGATGGGAGAATTCCAGCAG ctttgaaaACAGAAGCttataaaggttaa